One segment of Clarias gariepinus isolate MV-2021 ecotype Netherlands chromosome 6, CGAR_prim_01v2, whole genome shotgun sequence DNA contains the following:
- the xirp2a gene encoding xin actin-binding repeat-containing protein 2, with amino-acid sequence METQSGSGDEELKATGHTLAADAKEDLQENRRIERFDIPLTDLKSMFEKPTAQNTEAKGSSSSTRSQRSKGSPENQVSNQSDEMSESAGSVGVSVGDPEGEVETVPLKERLALYQAAISKEEKSPASAVMEDSEACSLPGGLASVKKQFESQKVSSSSSSQSTVTQYHYQQKQEVTSSSEMSVKSSVKESHNVKMSQDQKTQQSVASSFGNHFDEKVVVIGDQELPQISTHALKQQHEKNIEEATPSKQIKIDLDYNQFQWAPVNLPSKDATGSSYESVSKTMKTTSSSAVSSSAHYESAEQFPPPPPATDLLQVPFKIPGGCPSPQPPDQRVPQKNPISKEQYSKQRNLYELKRLYKHIHPEVRKNLERDFITEMEHSHMDSDEEVSGDVQQARYVFENNGSSPGKCMSPEREYLEWDEILKGEVQSMRWVFENKPLDAIKDDTPDEDESRNIAQQEIIAGKDVKYTTWMFETQPIDALSTELSDSMEHNRELTDLARGDVRTATWLFETQPLDGMNKIYQEDDEEEQAVYTKDIAGGDVKTARYLFETQHLDSLGHTETIDELHFLQLKSELEEIKGEVKTTTKMFETQPLCVIRGDSGEMLEITTVRREETEKGDVKTSRWLFETQPLDMISKDPTKVKIICGVSMEENYQGGVNRGRWLFETKTLDQIKDEELENTKTQKEDIIGADVRRHCMVFETQPMDTLKDNTNARPSEPEEILGGDVTSARYLFETVPMENLKELPEVGKLQKVVALEEEKGDVRHQKWLFESKPLEQIREDKKEIVRTVKLQELDKGDVLNCKEIFETTDLSKCTDTHKIAVEGVTSGSVKSNKVLFESTPLYAVQDSSGHYHEVKTVRREEIVKGDVRSCMWMFETRPIDQFDDSINKFQIIKGISKQEIESGDVKTAKWLFETQPLDGIKYFTDIEEEDNRKNESTEIQKGDVKTCRWLFETQPMDELYEKTEVKTEDTTEIQKGDVKTCTWLFETQNLDSIKDESETILKTCTVKEEDVQGKDVRLARFLFETENLENIKGGEEQSNFKRVTQIDIESGDVSRMKYIFETQAPDIMTSTSEETMQKLKFHQSEDIQKGNVVNCTWMFENQPIDAIKENTEEFQEVRTVTDVQGGNVNKGRFIFETYSLDKIKEDSSETEINKLQTITREEIERGDVKNYTMMFETQPLYAIRDKEGHFHEVTTVTKEEILKGDVIGARWLFETKPLDSIRDTDEVYVIKAVTEEDIQKGDVSTARWRFETQPLDEITTDMKVTLKTVADIQGGDVKTNMQLFENDDMSEKYVRTVSVSEIQKGDVRTATWMFETHTIDKIRGEGSEYTDMEKVTREEVLKGDVKQSVWLFEKEPLDRIKDSDGTEIVISREEIPKADVKTTTWLFESTPLTEFNETNVERTEIIGKSVKETLEELYSQKMVDSHGIIIEADEIGDVRMAKYKLLNQETPEIQREEVIRGDLNKIMLNLLNRCDTTERGITIDVEERGNINTTVKQLFSQDKDINVEKEEIVRGDIQEAINNLLKKDGTAKHGILIQEDEKGDVRMTIYSLLNKQDESELVKEDIVKGNVRGTLHRLLYNSDDNEQSSKIQISDSERGNVSFYSTCIESGALDYLRQLQLGSDETNNETTKEKIIGGDVEHTKLILRNNRHAIGRTVAEDDIVPGDVNNTVQVFMMEPVLSLHNVDKEEIVKGDLRAALDSLTQAVNQRKVVEKEEVVKGNINTTLRSLEEAQNQLKEMEKPEIVRGDIRGALESLERSTTAKTEVSIEDVVAGDIRGTLKSLEEAKQAVKDFEKEEIVRGDIQAALMNLQEASTEKKLIQHQVSEQGDVKGTIQILMEPVSSPHMQRRASTEGDVKMSIKSLYEPEQTQIDKEEVIKGDVHGTIKCLMKKKEQSSHKSKINPSSKVKTSRNISQEEVCECLAAPKVEPSNPHPSKNMPKKTETGVTTQKQTEVKSDQSQIFNQEQISETSHMASVGQAKSCQFSQKTNVKEQQVKQKQNPGPVLIKKQVGKQTGEKKAESAVMCSAECDTKNAKQTTETTKETQEMKTVTKVQTTVTTEHTNITQKNTKTLKSEQNVKSLKTEQNIKSLNRNLNPKGIIKKKSQPEIHFPPPPSSPPPPSESEFSLPPPPSPVTEHYISPHSHLVMMQDSDPSLPPPPPPPAIEAETEFFPPPPQDLLPPPPSQQELNSVTQPNPVKPKGRPLFKVPKPEPPKQPDPPKAKWQKKQTVPVPPPPPPPPQQTVVEQKEKEAKQFTTVIEAKAKEKHDGNAKSPEMPLPPVTLGIPTKTPVYTSEPEELPRPKKVFIPPIKLPPPPEPAIDPKPRSYARKFKTPLMLAEERYRKQREEAEISKTVSTPTSPPENILIQNFEGVNTEAGLTTEKLTQSQISVEKEQVCPSEQEPITVPKVEVTGKQDPPTPKTGHPQPPQKVPTTFQLSKPSFPKMGKKTTVSTDKKQVTQATAEIKVQPTSRVPPLPATEHTEHAKASSYTTTSKQTSTQVQSMQQISANVQCQPIDSIKVEETVTEEIKKPSQQPTKIPKVTPSFKVKTIKIPNQEKVEERKESTQKEQTAISQVCVEQVSSKMEKQEQVQQSTNDTKQEIDLKKAKQKQQAAKKQLPVVAPKPSVEMHHILPAMLEVHQLGTGQTTVVQSQQAVKEERVLIHEERVVSQSSVQQQSTQHKGKFQIKKQIRGSEMPAGEVDAIKQHQQNESCQVQIKETAVETSDLQKYEEMQKLLSHIKVMQESGGKMDIKSVKIMLDMIPEWLLGTAEKLELSRAQYNKQKLQEIIMYVRNLVQIKLTFLEVNLAATKDYSEFKPVEEKKIVSGTTKKISKISIGSSKVESQKKMMDKTLQDIKNSDYKTMPPELRMRTPSPTYICIETAKRTDSPLRVTPSPPPYRSGATPTPPSRWSETSSNITRATPSPTMSHSEKLAKLKATTTKLSHSASPLPMALPEQVIMQSEMGESHSSSHQEISFETHSTESSVLQSSMEDSMMSVKDKKEFFEEAQRAEMNRNYMRKDPIDIPERLGAEDDELDIPIDLHDRMKEDMPRVDLSKLVNKFETPQPKVYTRKDPIVIPERLGSDTEDADNEPEKKTSQVEEKPSFDIKALKNVFEMGEHAHQYLREDRKNLDLQEELTEPTGFSETKSVTEHYSNVDEFGNTVMGSRSQSTSHSHSVTTRCDPPTYADVVRGKVHVLDVPPEASAEQLLKNFQQSWAERENVFKNLGFSVSEQHTSQSVSHQQHTAITENKGSRQRTLSGMSEEGVSHGVSHSRQTKFS; translated from the exons ATGGAAACCCAATCTGGAAGCGGAGACGAGGAGCTGAAAGCGACGGGACACACACTGGCTGCTGACGCCAAAGAGGACCTGCAGGAGAACAGGCGCATCGAGAGGTTTGACATCCCGCTCACCGACCTGAAGAGCATGTTCGAGAAACCAACAGCACAGAACACG GAAGCCAAGGGCTCGTCCTCATCCACACGCTCTCAGAGGAGCAAGGGATCGCCGGAGAACCAGGTGTCCAATCAAAGTGATGAGATGAGCGAGT CTGCGGGCAGCGTAGGCGTTTCAGTCGGAGACCCTGAAGGTGAAGTCGAGACCGTCCCTCTCAAAGAACGACTGGCCTTGTACCAGGCTGCCATCAGCAAGGAGGAGAAAAGCCCTGCTAGTgcg gtcatGGAAGACTCTGAAGCATGCTCCCTGCCGGGTGGACTGGCCAGTGTGAAGAAACAGTTTGAGAGTCAGAAAGTCAGCTCGTCTTCGTCGTCTCAAAGCACCGTCACACAATACCACTACCAGCAGaaacag GAGGTGACGAGCTCATCTGAAATGAGTGTGAAGAGTAGTGTGAAAGAGAGTCACAATGTCAAG ATGTCACAGGATCAGAAAACTCAGCAGAGTGTAGCGTCCAGCTTTGGGAATCATTTTGATGAAAAAG TGGTGGTGATCGGAGATCAGGAGCTACCCCAAATCTCCACCCACGCGCTAAAACAACAGCATGAGAAAAACATCGAAGAAGCCACTCCAAGCAAGCagattaag ATTGATCTTGATTACAACCAGTTTCAATGGGCACCAGTAAATTTGCCATCTAAAGATGCAACAGGAAGTAGTTACGAGTCTGTTTCCAAAACTATGAAGACGACGTCCTCTAGCGCTGTCTCTTCATCTGCCCATTATGAATCTGCTGAGCAAtttcctccaccaccaccagccaCCGACCTCCTTCAGGTCCCTTTCAAAATTCCAGGGGGGTGTCCTTCTCCCCAGCCACCTGATCAACGTGTTCCTCAAAAAAATCCCATCAGCAAAGAACAGTATTCCAAGCAGAGGAACCTCTATGAGCTGAAGCGCTTGTACAAGCACATCCATCCAGAGGTGCGCAAAAACCTGGAGCGGGACTTCATTACTGAAATGGAGCACTCTCACATGGACAGCGATGAGGAAGTTAGCGGCGACGTGCAGCAAGCACGCTACGTGTTCGAGAACAATGGCAGCAGTCCTGGCAAATGTATGAGCCCGGAAAGAGAATATTTGGAATGGGATGAGATTCTGAAAGGTGAGGTGCAATCTATGCGTTGGGTGTTTGAGAACAAACCGCTTGATGCCATTAAAGATGACACGCCAGATGAGGACGAAAGCAGGAACATTGCTCAGCAAGAAATTATTGCCGGGAAAGACGTTAAATACACAACTTGGATGTTTGAAACACAACCTATTGACGCTCTGAGTACAGAACTTTCTGATTCAATGGAGCATAATAGAGAGTTAACAGACCTAGCAAGAGGAGATGTGAGAACTGCAACCTGGTTATTTGAGACACAGCCTCTGGACGGTATGAATAAAATTTATCAAGAGGACGATGAAGAGGAGCAGGCGGTATATACCAAAGACATTGCAGGAGGAGATGTAAAAACTGCCAGATACTTGTTTGAAACCCAGCATCTTGATTCCCTTGGTCACACTGAGACAATTGACGAGTTGCACTTTCTACAGCTGAAGTCAGAACTGGAAGAGATTAAAGGCGAGGTCAAAACTACAACAAAAATGTTTGAGACGCAACCCCTGTGTGTCATTCGAGGTGATTCCGGTGAGATGTTGGAGATTACAACTGTGCGACGTGAAGAAACAGAAAAAGGTGACGTAAAAACATCCCGTTGGCTTTTTGAAACCCAGCCTTTGGATATGATTAGCAAAGACCCAACTAAAGTTAAAATCATTTGTGGAGTGTCCATGGAAGAAAACTATCAAGGTGGAGTGAATCGAGGTAGATGGCTTTTTGAGACAAAGACCTTGGATCAAATCAAAGATGAGGAATTGGAAAACACCAAAACTCAAAAGGAGGACATTATAGGAGCAGATGTTAGAAGACATTGCATGGTCTTTGAGACGCAACCCATGGACACGTTAAAAGATAATACCAATGCCAGGCCATCTGAACCAGAAGAGATCCTTGGGGGTGATGTAACATCAGCCAGATATTTGTTTGAGACTGTGCCAATGGAAAATCTGAAGGAGTTGCCTGAAGTTGGGAAACTACAAAAAGTTGTTGCATTGGAGGAAGAGAAAGGTGATGTGAGGCATCAGAAGTGGTTATTTGAGAGTAAACCTCTTGAGCAAATTAGGGAggacaaaaaagaaattgtacGTACTGTTAAGCTTCAGGAGTTAGACAAGGGTGATGTCCTCAACTGCAAGGAGATATTCGAGACCACTGATTTAAGCAAGTGCACGGATACACATAAGATCGCAGTTGAAGGTGTCACGAGTGGATCAGTAAAATCTAACAAAGTACTATTTGAATCCACGCCCTTGTATGCAGTACAAGACAGCTCAGGACATTACCATGAAGTAAAAACAGTACGGCGTGAAGAAATTGTCAAGGGTGATGTACGAAGCTGCATGTGGATGTTTGAGACTCGGCCAATCGACCAGTTTGATGACAGTATAAACAAATTCCAGATTATTAAAGGAATTTCAAAACAGGAAATTGAATCAGGGGACGTCAAAACAGCCAAATGGCTGTTCGAAACTCAGCCTCTTGATGGGATTAAATATTTCACCGACATAGAAGAAGAGGACAACAGAAAGAACGAGTCCACTGAGATCCAAAAGGGTGATGTCAAGACATGCAGATGGCTTTTTGAGACTCAGCCAATGGATGAGCTGTACGAAAAAACCGAAGTAAAAACAGAGGACACCACAGAGATCCAGAAAGGTGATGTTAAAACCTGTACCTGGCTTTTTGAGACCCAAAACCTTGACAGTATCAAAGATGAATCCGAGACTATTTTGAAAACTTGTACGGTCAAAGAAGAGGATGTGCAAGGCAAGGATGTACGTCTGGCTCGCTTCCTTTTTGAAACTGAAAACTTGGAGAATATCAAAGGTGGTGAGGAGCAAAGCAACTTTAAGAGAGTCACACAGATAGATATCGAGTCTGGAGACGTATCAAGGATGAAGTATATATTTGAGACACAGGCACCTGACATTATGACCTCCACTTCTGAGGAGACCATGCAGAAACTAAAGTTTCATCAGAGCGAGGATATCCAGAAAGGAAATGTTGTCAACTGTACCTGGATGTTTGAAAATCAACCAATTGATGCCATCAAAGAGAACACTGAAGAATTCCAAGAGGTCCGTACGGTGACAGATGTTCAAGGAGGAAATGTTAACAAAGGTCGTTTTATCTTTGAAACATATTCCCTGGATAAGATTAAAGAGGATTCGTCCGAGACAGAGATCAACAAACTTCAGACAATTACGCGAGAGGAAATCGAAAGAGGAGATGTAAAAAACTACACCATGATGTTTGAGACCCAACCACTGTACGCTATTCGAGACAAAGAGGGACACTTTCATGAAGTTACTACAGTCACCAAAGAGGAAATTCTGAAAGGCGATGTCATCGGGGCAAGATGGTTGTTTGAGACAAAGCCATTAGACTCAATAAGAGACACAGATGAGGTTTACGTCATCAAAGCTGTAACTGAGGAAGATATACAGAAGGGTGATGTTAGTACAGCAAGGTGGAGGTTTGAAACACAGCCCCTTGATGAAATTACTACGGATATGAAGGTTACTCTAAAGACAGTTGCAGATATTCAGGGTGGAGATGTCAAAACAAATATGCAGCTCTTTGAAAATGATGACATGTCTGAGAAATATGTGAGAACAGTTAGTGTGAGTGAAATACAAAaaggtgatgtgagaactgccACGTGGATGtttgaaacacacacaattgACAAGATCCGTGGCGAGGGTTCCGAATACACCGATATGGAAAAGGTAACACGGGAGGAAGTGTTGAAGGGAGATGTTAAACAGTCAGTGTGGCTTTTTGAAAAAGAACCTCTGGATCGTATTAAGGATAGTGATGGAACAGAAATCGTGATTTCTCGTGAGGAAATTCCAAAAGCTGACGTCAAAACAACGACATGGCTTTTTGAAAGCACCCCGCTGACTGAATTTAATGAGACCAATGTGGAGAGGACAGAAATCATCGGCAAAAGTGTCAAGGAGACGTTAGAAGAACTTTACAGTCAGAAAATGGTCGACTCACATGGGATAATTATAGAAGCGGATGAGATTGGTGATGTCAGGATGGCCAAGTACAAACTACTGAATCAGGAGACTCCAGAGATTCAAAGAGAGGAGGTTATTCGAGGAGACCTAAATAAAATCATGTTGAACCTTCTCAATAGATGTGATACAACAGAGAGAGGCATTACTATTGATGTAGAGGAGAGGGGAAATATTAACACAACTGTTAAACAGCTCTTTAGTCAAGATAAGGATATTAATGTTGAGAAGGAAGAGATTGTTCGAGGAGACATACAAGAAGCAATCAACAACCTGTTGAAGAAGGATGGAACAGCTAAACACGGTATTTTAATTCAGGAGGATGAGAAAGGAGATGTGAGGATGACTATATATTCTCTGTTGAATAAGCAAGATGAAAGTGAACTTGTAAAAGAGGACATTGTAAAAGGAAATGTCCGTGGGACTCTGCACAGGCTGTTGTACAACAGTGATGATAACGAGCAGTCctctaaaattcaaataagtGATTCAGAGAGAGGTAATGTGAGTTTCTATTCAACTTGTATCGAGTCTGGAGCACTGGACTACCTTAGACAACTTCAGTTAGGCTCAGATGAAACAAATAATGAAACAACTAAAGAAAAGATCATTGGAGGTGATGTAGAGCATACAAAATTGATCCTGAGAAACAATCGCCATGCAATTGGAAGAACTGTGGCTGAAGATGATATTGTTCCTGGGGATGTTAATAACACAGTGCAAGTTTTTATGATGGAACCAGTCCTGTCTTTGCACAATGTCGACAAGGAGGAGATCGTAAAGGGAGACTTGAGAGCAGCACTTGACTCACTAACACAAGCAGTGAATCAGCGAAAAGTTGTTGAAAAAGAGGAGGTGGTCAAAGGCAACATCAACACCACACTAAGATCTTTGGAAGAAGCCCAGAACCAACTCAAAGAAATGGAGAAACCTGAGATTGTCCGTGGGGACATCAGGGGTGCCCTTGAAAGTCTTGAACGATCAACCACTGCTAAGACTGAAGTATCTATTGAGGATGTAGTGGCTGGTGATATCAGGGGAACTTTAAAATCCCTTGAGGAGGCAAAGCAGGCAGTGAAAGATTTCGAGAAAGAGGAAATTGTAAGAGGTGACATCCAGGCAGCTTTAATGAATTTACAGGAAGCATCGACTGAGAAAAAACTCATTCAGCATCAAGTGAGTGAACAGGGTGATGTAAAGGGTACCATCCAGATCCTAATGGAACCAGTCTCTTCACCTCATATGCAAAGAAGAGCTAGTACCGAAGGCGATGTTAAAATGTCAATAAAATCTCTTTATGAGCCTGAACAAACCCAGATAGACAAGGAGGAGGTGATAAAGGGAGATGTTCATGGAACCATCAAATGTCTTATGAAGAAGAAAGAACAGTCAAGTCATAAGTCAAAAATAAATCCTTCCAGTAAAGTTAAAACTTCCAGAAATATTTCACAGGAAGAGGTTTGCGAATGCCTTGCTGCACCCAAAGTTGAGCCTTCAAATCCACACCCTTCCAAAAACATGCCCAAGAAAACTGAAACTGGTGTGACCACACAAAAGCAGACAGAGGTCAAATCTGATCAAAGTCAGATCTTTAATCAAGAGCAAATTTCTGAAACAAGTCATATGGCATCAGTTGGACAGGCCAAATCATGCCAGTTTTCACAGAAGACAAATGTAAAAGAGCAgcaagtaaaacaaaaacaaaaccctgGTCCTGTACTCATAAAGAAACAAGTGGGAAAACAGACAGGCGAGAAAAAAGCTGAAAGTGCTGTTATGTGCTCTGCTGAGTGTGAcacaaaaaatgcaaaacaaacaactgAAACCACAAAAGAAACACAAGAAATGAAAACAGTCACAAAGGTTCAGACCACAGTTACAACAGAGCACACCAACATTACACAAAAGAATACCAAGACTTTAAAATCTGAACAAAATGTGAAGAGTCTAAAGACTGAGCAGAACATCAAGAGTCTGAACCGCAACTTGAATCCAAAGGGAATTATCAAAAAGAAATCCCAGCCAGAAATTCACTTCCCCCCTCCTCCATCTTCTCCTCCACCACCTTCTGAGTCTGAGTTCTcacttcctcctcctccatctccAGTCACAGAGCATTACATCTCACCTCATTCTCATCTGGTTATGATGCAGGATAGCGACCCTTCCCTTCCACCACCACCCCCTCCACCTGCCATTGAAGCAGAGACTGAGTTTTTTCCCCCACCTCCACAAGACCTCCTCCCACCTCCCCCATCACAACAAGAACTCAACTCAGTGACCCAACCAAATCCTGTAAAGCCCAAGGGTCGACCGCTGTTCAAAGTGCCCAAACCTGAACCTCCCAAGCAGCCTGATCCACCTAAGGCTAAGTGGCAGAAAAAACAAACTGTTCCTGTCCCACCACCTCCCCCACCACCTCCACAACAGACTGTGGTTgaacagaaggaaaaagaagctAAACAATTTACTACAGTCATAGAGGCCAAAGCAAAGGAGAAACATGATGGAAATGCAAAGTCACCTGAGATGCCACTTCCACCAGTCACCCTTGGGATACCCACAAAAACCCCAGTATACACATCAGAGCCTGAGGAACTCCCTAGacctaaaaaagtatttatccCTCCTATTAAACTTCCACCACCTCCAGAGCCTGCTATTGATCCAAAGCCCAGATCTTATGCAAGGAAATTCAAAACACCACTCATGCTAGCAGAAGAAAGGTACCGCAAACAAAGAGAGGAAGCTGAAATAAGTAAGACAGTGTCTACTCCAACGTCTCCTCCAGAAAACATTCTGATTCAAAACTTTGAAGGGGTAAATACTGAAGCAGGACTGACCACAGAGAAACTCACACAGTCACAGATTTCAGTTGAAAAAGAGCAGGTATGTCCTAGTGAACAAGAGCCAATCACAGTGCCCAAAGTGGAAGTCACAGGAAAACAGGATCCACCCACCCCAAAAACAGGTCACCCTCAACCACCACAAAAGGTCCCTACAACCTTTCAGTTAAGCAAACCTTCCTTTCCCAAAATGGGTAAGAAAACTACTGTTAGTACTGACAAAAAGCAAGTGACTCAAGCTACAGCTGAAATCAAAGTTCAGCCAACATCAAGAGTCCCTCCTTTACCAGCAACTGAGCACACTGAGCATGCAAAGGCAAGTTCCTATACAACTACATCCAAGCAAACCTCTACTCAAGTTCAATCTATGCAACAAATATCAGCAAATGTTCAGTGCCAACCTATTGACTCTATAAAAGTTGAAGAAACTGTAACTGAAGAAATAAAGAAGCCTTCCCAACAACCTACGAAGATCCCAAAAGTGACCCCAAGCTTCAAAGTTAAAACAATTAAGATACCTAATCAGGAAAAAgtggaagaaaggaaggaatcAACCCAGAAAGAACAAACAGCTATATCTCAAGTATGTGTAGAGCAGGTCTCCTCCAAAATGGAAAAGCAAGAGCAAGTACAGCAAAGTACCAATGACACCAAGCAGGAGATAGATCTGAAAAAAGCCAAACAAAAGCAACAGGCAGCAAAAAAGCAGCTGCCTGTTGTAGCACCAAAACCATCAGTGGAGATGCATCATATTCTACCAGCCATGTTGGAGGTCCATCAGCTAGGGACAGGACAAACCACTGTTGTTCAATCTCAGCAGGCTGTTAAGGAGGAACGTGTTTTGATACATGAAGAAAGGGTGGTCAGTCAAAGTTCAGTTCAGCAGCAAAGTACTCAACACAAGGGAAAATTTCAGATCAAGAAGCAAATTAGGGGTTCTGAAATGCCAGCCGGTGAAGTTGATGCCATTAAACAGCACCAACAAAATGAGTCATGTCAGGTGCAGATTAAGGAAACTGCAGTTGAGACATCAGATCTCCAGAAATATGAGGAGATGCAAAAATTGCTGAGTCATATTAAGGTAATGCAGGAATCAGGAGGGAAAATGGATATTAAGTCAGTCAAGATAATGTTAGATATGATCCCAGAATGGTTGCTAGGAACGGCCGAAAAGCTGGAACTAAGCCGTGCACAGTATAACAAGCAAAAACTTCAGGAGATTATCATGTATGTAAGAAACCTTGTTCAAATTAAACTTACTTTTTTAGAAGTAAATTTGGCTGCAACTAAAGATTATTCTGAGTTTAAACCAGTAGAGGAGAAGAAAATTGTTAGcggcacaacaaaaaaaatatcaaaaataagCATTGGTTCTTCTAAAGTGGAATCTCAGAAGAAAATGATGGATAAGACTCTTCAAGACATTAAAAACAGCGATTACAAAACAATGCCTCCAGAGCTTAGAATGAGAACACCATCTCCCACCTATATTTGCATTGAGACTGCCAAAAGGACAGATTCTCCTCTGCGGGTTACCCCCTCGCCTCCACCATACAGATCAGGTGCTACACCAACACCCCCATCTCGTTGGTCTGAAACCTCTTCAAACATTACCCGAGCTACACCCTCTCCAACAATGAGTCATTCAGAAAAGCTAGCCAAACTAAAAGCCACAACCACCAAGCTCTCTCATAGTGCATCCCCACTTCCAATGGCTTTGCCTGAGCAAGTCATAATGCAAAGTGAAATGGGAGAATCTCACTCGTCCAGCCATCAGGAGATTAGTTTTGAGACCCACTCGACGGAGTCATCTGTGCTGCAGTCATCCATGGAGGACTCAATGATGAGTGTAAAAGACAAGAAGGAGTTTTTTGAGGAGGCCCAAAGGGCAGAGATGAACCGCAACTATATGCGGAAAGATCCCATTGATATTCCAGAACGCCTCGGGGCAGAAGATGATGAGTTAGATATCCCTATTGACTTACATGACAGAATGAAAGAGGACATGCCCAGGGTTGACCTGTCCAAACTTGTCAATAAATTTGAAACCCCACAGCCCAAAGTGTATACAAGGAAGGATCCAATTGTTATCCCTGAGAGACTTGGTAGTGATACTGAGGATGCAGATAATGAACCAGAGAAAAAAACTTCCCAGGTGGAAGAGAAGCCATCCTTTGATATCAAGGCCTTGAAGAATGTGTTTGAAATGGGAGAGCATGCCCACCAATATCTCCGAGAGGATAGAAAAAACCTTGATTTGCAGGAAGAATTGACAGAACCCACAGGATTCTCTGAGACAAAGTCTGTTACAGAGCATTACTCAAATGTCGATGAGTTTGGTAACACAGTAATGGGGTCAAGGAGCCAGAGTACCTCTCATTCGCATAGTGTTACCACACGTTGCGATCCACCAACATATGCGGATGTGGTACGAGGAAAAGTTCATGTCCTGGACGTCCCACCTGAGGCTTCAGCAGAACAACTTTTGAAGAATTTCCAGCAGTCCTGGGCCGAACGTGAAAATGTTTTCAAGAACCTGGGATTCAGCGTCTCAGAGCAGCATACCTCTCAGAGTGTATCACATCAACAGCACACTGCCATCACCG AAAATAAGGGTTCCAGACAACGAACTTTGTCGGGTATGTCGGAAGAGGGTGTATCCCATGGAGTCTCTCATAGCAGACAAACAAAATTTTCATAA